Within the Chromobacterium paludis genome, the region TGGAGAAGCCACCCCGCGCGAACTGGTGGGCCGCGCCGACGAGGCCTTGCTGCGGGCCAAACGCGCCGGTCGCGGCCAGGTCATGGTCTACCTGGCATCCTAAGCGTCGCCCCCCCCTGGTCAGATAGCCGGCGCGCCGACGCAGACGGGGCAGGCCGCGCGGCAAGGAAGCGAACCCACTAGCCGGCCTTGGGTTGGCGGGGTGCGGCTAGAGCGCGTGCGGGTCGATGTCCGCCACGCTGTCGAACACGTAGTCCGGCTGATACGGAAACTGCTCCATTGATGCGCGCGTGGACACGCCGGACAGCACCAGCGCCGTGCACATGCCTGCCTCCAGCCCGCCGACGATGTCAGTGTCCATGCGGTCGCCTATCATCACCGCCTCTTCCGGATGCACGCCCAGCTTGCGCGTGGCCAGCATCATCATCAATGAATTGGGCTTGCCGACGATGTAGGGCTTCTTGCCGGTGGCAGCCTCTATCGCCGCCAGCAGGGTGCCGGCTGCCGGCTCGTAGCCGCCGCCCTCGATCGGATCGATCATGTCCGGATTGGTGCCGATGAACTTGGCGCCCTGGTCGATGAAGCGCACCGCTTTCTTGATCTGTTCAAAGCTGAAAGTCTGCGACTTGGCCACCACCACGTAGTCCGGGTGGGATTCGGAAATCGAGAAGCCGACGTTGTACAGTTCATTGATCAGCCCGGCACCGCCCACCACATAGGCGGTCGGCATGGCCTTGCGCGTCTGGCTTTTCAGGAACATCGCCGTCGCCATGGCGCTGGTGATGAAGTTGTCTTCGGTCAGGCCTGAAATGCCCAGGCCTTCCAGCTTCAGCCGCAGGTCCAGCGGCGTCTGCTCGGCGTTATTGGTCAGAAACAAAAAGGGCGTATGGCTTTCGATCAACCGGGTGATGAATTCGCGCGCGCCGGGTATCAGCTGTTTGCCCCGGTAAATCACGCCGTCCATGTCGGAAATGATGCTCTTGCTCATGGTGTATCCAGAATTCTGGTGCCGGCTGCGCGGGCACGGTCGCGGGCCGCGGCTAACCGCCGCGACGCTGGCAGCATAGCACGACGCCTTGGCGCGTTGATGGCGGCGGCGGCGCACCCCACCGCCCACGCGATATGCATTTGATATTTATCAGAAAAAAATAACCCGCCCCAGGAACCAAACGGACTTTCCGCATTCAGACTGGCTTGGCCGCGGGCAAACCGTCCCAGCCAAACGGCCGCCCATCGACAAGGCGGCCAACTCATCCACAAAGATGCAGTGTCTCGTTCGGCGAGGCTCCTATGCAAACACAGGTCACTGATCTGACGACGTCGAGAGACGCCCAAGGTTAGGACAGGCTTGATCGGATTAAGGTCTAGCCCAAAGTGACTTCCCCTCCGGGATACGTTGCATAGTGCCAAAACCTAGACGCGGAGATCGCTTTCCTGCACTCGCCTCCTGGTTGTCGCCCCCATTGAGAACTGTTTGCGGTTCAAACAGCTAAACGGGGAATACTCACCATGACTTACGTCGCAAGCCATACCCTTGCCGCCTCCAATCCGGCGGACATCAATCTGAAGGAAACCGTCGCCGCCTATATGAGCGTCGCGCTGATCACCCTGCGCCGCGACATGACCGCCGGCCAGGCGCGCGCCCACATGCTGGGCCAATTGCGCGACGACGACGTTCCCGCCCAAATCTTCGTCACCGACGACAGCGGCTTTCTGCATGGCCGGCTGTCGCTGAAATCCTTGCTGACGGAGAAAGACGACGCCCGGCCCGTCTCCGGGCTGATGCAGCCGGCCGGAGTCTCGCTGGAACCCGGCGCGCTGCGCCGCGATGCCGCGCCGGAGCTGCAGGGCCTGGCGCTGAACATCGTGCCGGTGGCCAGCAATGGCAAGCTGGTCGGCGCGCTGTACGAGCGCGAGATCGCCGCACTGCTGCGTGACGAGGAAACCGACGACGCTCAGCGCCAGGGCGCCAGCCTGCCGCTGGACACGCCCTATCTGGACACCAGCCCGTGGGCGCTGTGGAAGAAGCGCCTGCCCTGGCTCTTGCTGCTGTTTGCGGCCGAGGCCTACACCAGCACCATTCTGCAGGTGTTCGAGGAGCAGCTGGAGGCGGTGATCGCGCTGGCCTTCTTCATCCCGCTGTTGATCGGCACCGGCGGCAACAGCGGCACCCAGATCACCTCCACCCTGGTGCGGGCGATGGCGGTGGGCGAAGTGGGCTTGCGCAATCTGGGCGCGGTGCTGCGCAAGGAGGTCACCACCTCCTTCATGATCGCGCTGGCCATAGGCCTGGTGGGCCTGCTGCGCGCCTGGATGCTGGGCGTCGGACATGAAGTGGCGCTGGTGGTGTGCCTGACGCTGTTCGCCATCACGGTGTGGAGCGCCATCGTGTCCTCCATCATCCCCATGGTGCTGAAGAAGATGCGCATAGACCCGGCCGTGGTGTCCGCGCCCTTCATCGCCACCTTCATCGACGGCACCGGCCTGGTGATTTACTTCAATATCGCCAAGCTGGTCATCGCCGACCTGGGCTGAAGTTGAACGCCGCGCCGAAGCCGGCCTCAATCGGCCTGCGGCTCCGGCGCGTCGGCATAGCGCATGGCGATGGCGACGAAGTCGTCGAAATGTTCCAGGAAGGCATCCACCAGCTCCGGCTGGAACTGGCTGCCCCGCCCCGCCGCGATCAGCCCGCGCGCGGTCTCCATGGCCAGCGCGGGCTTGTAGCAGCGGCGCGAGATCAGCGCGTCGAATACGTCTGCCAGCGCCATCAGCCTGGCGCTCAAGGGAATGGCCTCGCCGGCCAGCCCGTCTGGATAGCCCGAGCCGTCCCAGCGTTCATGATGATGGCCGGCCACATCCTTGGCGCAGGCCAGAAAATCCACTGGCCGGCCGGCATCTCGCTCCGCCTGGGCGATGGCCTGGGCGCCCAGGCCGGCGTGCGTGCGCATGATGTCCCATTCGTCCGCATCCAGCTTGCCCGGCTTGAGCAGGATGCGGTCCGGTATGCCC harbors:
- a CDS encoding HAD-IIA family hydrolase: MSKSIISDMDGVIYRGKQLIPGAREFITRLIESHTPFLFLTNNAEQTPLDLRLKLEGLGISGLTEDNFITSAMATAMFLKSQTRKAMPTAYVVGGAGLINELYNVGFSISESHPDYVVVAKSQTFSFEQIKKAVRFIDQGAKFIGTNPDMIDPIEGGGYEPAAGTLLAAIEAATGKKPYIVGKPNSLMMMLATRKLGVHPEEAVMIGDRMDTDIVGGLEAGMCTALVLSGVSTRASMEQFPYQPDYVFDSVADIDPHAL
- a CDS encoding magnesium transporter, with product MTYVASHTLAASNPADINLKETVAAYMSVALITLRRDMTAGQARAHMLGQLRDDDVPAQIFVTDDSGFLHGRLSLKSLLTEKDDARPVSGLMQPAGVSLEPGALRRDAAPELQGLALNIVPVASNGKLVGALYEREIAALLRDEETDDAQRQGASLPLDTPYLDTSPWALWKKRLPWLLLLFAAEAYTSTILQVFEEQLEAVIALAFFIPLLIGTGGNSGTQITSTLVRAMAVGEVGLRNLGAVLRKEVTTSFMIALAIGLVGLLRAWMLGVGHEVALVVCLTLFAITVWSAIVSSIIPMVLKKMRIDPAVVSAPFIATFIDGTGLVIYFNIAKLVIADLG